A portion of the Vreelandella subglaciescola genome contains these proteins:
- a CDS encoding LTA synthase family protein produces the protein MTSPFYLLLTAGLAGTLLIEALLAPRPCPFWQRGGAAASVHLGSWLLTFGAFFAVLQRPGLAVVTLLALQLVVVQSSNTKSQTLNEPFICHDFEYFWDAIRHPRLYVPFFGVRLAIAASTAGVVAIAAFFYWEASAVSQWGGWAFLATCGGLCVSGAVLIALGLRRLDAITLHPAHDLETLGLFASLWAYGVALLRSSAPPPDASPFYHDTVAPPAAPTTVLPHTVLVQSESFSDPRSWCPDVADDLLPHWDLSGRQAQQRGTLSVPAWGANTVRTECAVLTGLTPEQWGIRQFNPYRTLARRHFPSLAATFKKAGYRTVCVHPYPASFYFRHRVMPQLGFDTFIDVEDFSPDDRNGQYIGDAAVARKVAALLDDSADAPLFIFVITMENHGPLDLERPRHDALADTLPRAPWPLPAHQRNLAVYLHHLRQADAMLETLTRALGQGSRPGVLGWYGDHVPILPQAYAYYSAPTGETPYMLWSSQKNQRDRHPTTPQRLAANELGSVLLQHVWQAASGRQGPRKDSEYQ, from the coding sequence ATGACTAGCCCGTTTTACCTCCTGCTGACTGCGGGCCTGGCCGGCACGCTGCTGATTGAGGCACTGCTTGCCCCACGCCCGTGCCCTTTCTGGCAGCGCGGCGGTGCCGCAGCAAGCGTCCATCTGGGCAGCTGGCTGCTCACCTTTGGCGCCTTTTTTGCTGTGCTCCAGCGCCCCGGGCTGGCCGTCGTGACGCTGCTCGCGCTACAGCTGGTCGTGGTCCAATCCAGCAATACCAAGTCGCAAACGCTCAACGAACCTTTTATTTGCCACGATTTCGAGTATTTCTGGGATGCGATACGCCATCCGCGTCTGTACGTGCCGTTTTTCGGCGTTAGGCTGGCCATCGCGGCCAGCACTGCCGGCGTTGTGGCCATTGCCGCCTTCTTTTACTGGGAAGCCTCCGCCGTCAGCCAGTGGGGGGGCTGGGCTTTTTTAGCAACGTGTGGGGGGCTGTGTGTCTCGGGTGCGGTGCTGATCGCGCTGGGACTCAGGCGGCTGGACGCGATTACGCTCCATCCTGCCCACGACCTTGAAACACTAGGCCTGTTTGCCTCGCTCTGGGCCTACGGCGTCGCGCTGCTGCGCTCGTCAGCCCCACCGCCCGACGCATCGCCCTTTTACCACGACACCGTCGCACCGCCGGCCGCGCCAACCACTGTGCTACCGCATACCGTGCTGGTACAAAGCGAATCCTTCAGCGACCCACGTAGCTGGTGCCCCGACGTGGCCGATGATCTGCTGCCACACTGGGACCTTAGCGGTCGTCAGGCGCAGCAGCGGGGCACGCTCAGTGTCCCCGCCTGGGGTGCAAATACCGTGCGCACCGAATGCGCAGTGCTGACCGGCCTGACGCCAGAACAGTGGGGCATTCGCCAGTTCAATCCTTACCGCACCCTGGCCCGCCGGCATTTTCCCAGCCTTGCTGCAACCTTCAAAAAAGCGGGGTACCGCACCGTTTGCGTTCATCCCTACCCCGCCAGCTTTTACTTTCGCCACCGGGTCATGCCACAGCTGGGATTCGATACCTTTATCGACGTCGAGGACTTTTCCCCCGACGACCGCAACGGACAGTATATCGGCGACGCCGCGGTGGCCCGGAAAGTCGCTGCGCTACTCGACGACAGCGCCGATGCGCCGCTGTTTATTTTTGTCATTACCATGGAAAACCACGGCCCGCTCGATCTGGAGCGGCCCCGGCACGACGCACTCGCTGATACCTTGCCACGCGCGCCTTGGCCTTTGCCCGCACACCAGCGTAACCTTGCCGTCTATCTGCACCACCTCCGCCAGGCTGATGCCATGCTGGAAACGCTAACCCGTGCGCTGGGTCAGGGCTCGCGCCCGGGCGTTCTAGGCTGGTACGGCGATCATGTGCCCATTCTGCCCCAAGCCTACGCCTACTATTCAGCGCCTACGGGTGAAACCCCCTATATGCTATGGTCATCACAAAAAAATCAACGTGATAGACACCCCACTACGCCACAACGACTCGCCGCGAACGAGCTGGGCAGCGTGCTGTTGCAACACGTCTGGCAGGCGGCCTCTGGCCGACAAGGACCAAGAAAAGATTCGGAGTACCAATGA
- a CDS encoding capsule biosynthesis protein: MALEKRTFLFLQGVCSPFNTRLASRLEDDGHRVIKLNFNAGDIAYWGRQGHHRHLFRGRPEALGDYVKTLWQRYGVTDQIAFGDRRPIHRSAVENAPQSGIRTHVFEEGYFRPFWITLEREGVNGHSLLPRDPQWFWDVGRSLPEPPPPTRFKSRFKVRALHDVCYHVAGLTNPLVAPHYRNHSSIIAPQEYAGYIRRFAWLRYWKARDHARIRSLLLSRRPFFILPLQLNTDAQIRDHSVYANMQEVIAATLASFAAHAPEKAVLCIKNHPLDQGLNHYAQLVLRLAREYDIEQRVVYLESGDLNRITRHAAGTVTVNSTTGLVSIGQNCPTIALGDPIYQLAGLTFQGSLKDFWQHPEPPSPELFTYFHRTVMHTTQINGGFYNQPGLDLAADGAAQRLSASTSPLEQLL, from the coding sequence TTGGCACTCGAAAAGCGTACTTTCTTGTTTTTACAGGGCGTTTGCTCGCCTTTTAACACGCGTCTGGCTTCACGTCTGGAAGACGACGGACATCGAGTGATCAAGCTGAACTTCAACGCTGGCGATATTGCCTATTGGGGGCGCCAGGGCCATCATCGACACCTGTTTCGGGGTCGCCCCGAGGCGCTTGGCGACTACGTTAAAACACTCTGGCAGCGCTACGGCGTTACCGACCAGATTGCCTTTGGCGACCGCCGTCCTATTCACCGATCGGCGGTCGAAAACGCCCCGCAGTCCGGCATACGCACCCACGTTTTTGAAGAAGGCTACTTTCGCCCATTCTGGATCACTCTGGAGCGCGAGGGTGTCAACGGCCACTCGCTACTGCCCCGAGACCCACAGTGGTTCTGGGACGTGGGTCGCTCGCTCCCCGAGCCGCCGCCGCCCACGCGTTTCAAGTCACGCTTTAAAGTACGTGCTCTACACGACGTGTGCTACCACGTTGCCGGCCTGACCAACCCGCTGGTCGCCCCGCACTACCGTAACCACTCGTCGATTATCGCCCCGCAGGAATATGCCGGCTATATACGACGCTTTGCGTGGCTACGTTACTGGAAAGCACGAGATCATGCCCGCATCCGCTCGCTGCTGTTGAGCCGACGGCCGTTTTTCATCCTGCCGCTGCAGCTAAATACCGACGCCCAGATTCGCGACCACTCGGTCTACGCCAACATGCAGGAGGTGATTGCCGCCACACTTGCCTCCTTTGCTGCCCATGCGCCGGAAAAGGCTGTGCTGTGTATTAAAAACCACCCGCTTGACCAGGGGCTTAATCACTATGCGCAGCTCGTCCTTCGGCTCGCCAGGGAATACGACATCGAGCAGCGCGTGGTTTACCTGGAATCGGGCGACCTCAACCGGATCACACGCCATGCGGCGGGGACTGTCACCGTCAACAGTACGACGGGGCTGGTGTCGATTGGCCAGAACTGTCCCACGATTGCGCTTGGCGACCCAATTTACCAGCTCGCGGGATTGACCTTTCAAGGCTCACTGAAAGATTTCTGGCAGCATCCGGAGCCCCCTTCCCCCGAGCTGTTTACATACTTTCATCGTACCGTCATGCATACTACGCAGATAAACGGCGGCTTCTATAATCAACCGGGTCTCGACTTGGCCGCCGACGGTGCTGCCCAGCGTTTATCCGCCTCTACATCTCCACTCGAACAGCTGCTCTAG
- a CDS encoding SDR family NAD(P)-dependent oxidoreductase — protein sequence MPQPTATPATTILITGATGAIGGALAERYAVPGAHLILHGRRQDTLDALAQRCREHGASVEVSHADLTQATALSAWLDAVCAAQVPDIVIACAGKNTHPTAACELEPLADVQALLEINLQTPIAMAQHLVPRMRARGRGQLVFISSLAAWHGLPTSPTYSASKAGIKAYAEGLRSWLKPCGIGVTVVMPGYVTSPMCQAMPGPKPWKWAPERAARVIQRGISANRARIAFPVWLSLGTHWLAILPAGISQWLLRRLGFDRLEETPDD from the coding sequence ATGCCACAGCCTACAGCCACCCCTGCAACGACGATCCTGATTACCGGTGCCACCGGTGCGATTGGCGGCGCGCTTGCCGAGCGCTATGCCGTGCCCGGCGCGCACCTGATACTGCACGGACGCCGGCAGGATACCCTCGATGCTTTGGCACAGCGCTGCCGTGAACACGGCGCCTCAGTAGAGGTCTCACACGCGGATCTCACACAGGCCACCGCGCTGAGCGCATGGCTGGATGCCGTTTGCGCGGCTCAAGTGCCGGATATCGTTATTGCCTGTGCAGGGAAGAACACACACCCGACGGCAGCGTGTGAGCTCGAGCCCCTCGCAGACGTTCAGGCGCTGCTCGAGATTAACCTGCAGACACCTATTGCCATGGCGCAGCACCTCGTGCCCCGCATGCGTGCCCGCGGCCGTGGGCAGTTGGTATTTATCAGTTCGCTGGCGGCCTGGCACGGGCTACCCACCTCTCCCACATACAGCGCCAGCAAAGCCGGCATCAAAGCCTACGCCGAGGGGCTTCGCAGCTGGCTAAAACCCTGCGGCATTGGCGTCACGGTGGTCATGCCAGGCTACGTTACCTCGCCGATGTGTCAGGCCATGCCCGGCCCCAAGCCCTGGAAGTGGGCACCCGAGCGTGCGGCGCGCGTCATTCAGCGCGGTATCAGCGCTAACCGCGCGCGCATCGCTTTTCCTGTCTGGCTCAGTCTGGGCACCCACTGGCTGGCCATTTTGCCCGCCGGCATCTCGCAGTGGCTGCTCAGGCGACTGGGGTTTGACCGCCTGGAAGAAACGCCCGATGACTAG